A window of Cydia fagiglandana chromosome Z, ilCydFagi1.1, whole genome shotgun sequence genomic DNA:
ACCTTAATCTAAATGAGTATGCCGAGCGTCGAACGGTGCCttttctacatataaaatacTCTACACTTCTACAGCTATCATAAGATCATAACTCATTGCTTATTGTAGGGGCCCCAAGCGACTAATATAAATTCGTTACAAAAATGTAAGTCAGCAATTTATAATATTGTCCAAATTATTTCGGCTACTGTGTTAAATCACGAAACGTTTCCAATAGGGGTTAACTGTCGTTGTCTCTCTTTATTCGGCTCTATGTAGTGGCGTTAGCGCCTCAAACAGAGCGTTTATAGTTAATTAGCATATGGTATCATACAAcgcaaataagtacctattacgaATTTAAATCGATACATTTAATAATGAATATATTTAACACGGAGCATTTTTTCGACCATGTAAATTACAAGAAAGTGGGGTTActtaataatgtttatttattacttattactaaaTAGTGAGCTTAAAATAAGAATTCGCTTACATGAAGATAATGATGAGCAAAAATTTCGACGCCGTCTTTGAACCAAGTGATGTGAGGACGCGGTGAGCCCTTGGCAATGCAGAGGAAGGCGATCTTGTGGCCCAACACGTACTCGAGATCGAAGTGCGACGCCAGCAGGATCTTGGCTCCCTGAATTACAACGGCCAATTGTGTTATTACGAGTatcacccccttattcataaacatttactaaagttgacaagccgataataattgtttgtccctttccatcataccaatacgtcgattattatcggcttgtcaactttagtaaacgtttatgaataagggggtttagtttatttattaccGTAGAACACACTAAAGCGCGCTTACTTTATGCGACAAACTCGATGCGTTGGACGtacataattttacatcagATACCTAATCTACCTAACTATCAACTACTCAATTGAACTggtaaaaataattacttaaatttgaatataaaataaaaataccagtACCGGGGTCACACTGGCACTGCGACTTGTCAGGCTATAATTATTTATCAAATGGCCATTACTCTTAACTAAACTCAAttgtaatacaaaattaataagCTCACTTACATCGTTGTTGTTGTAATATTGATCGGATTCCGGGTCTCTATATTTCCCAGTTATAGGTAAGCCAATTTGCACctgcaagtaaaataatatcagAAACCAGCCGATTATAAGAAGGTAGCAGTTAACGTAGACAAAAGCGTTACCTTGGATTTCGTTCTACCTCTGGAGCGTCCACGACGCGCACTTGCTGGGTCGATTATAAACCAGAATACTAAGAACAATCCTAAGAGAATTTTAGCTCTAAGGAAGAACATTTTGATAGGTTGTTATTGGCGGGAAGAGATGAGGTCCAGGTGTCCTGGGCGCTGGCACGGGCCCGCGAGGTATCTGCGCGACTGCAGCTCTGCACGC
This region includes:
- the LOC134679040 gene encoding immunoglobulin domain-containing protein oig-4-like, which gives rise to MFFLRAKILLGLFLVFWFIIDPASARRGRSRGRTKSKVQIGLPITGKYRDPESDQYYNNNDGAKILLASHFDLEYVLGHKIAFLCIAKGSPRPHITWFKDGVEIFAHHYLHIHEWPIGEDRVKSKIEIDPATQMDAGVYECTADNMYSIDRRSFKTDFSIAFD